One genomic window of Mesoplodon densirostris isolate mMesDen1 chromosome 14, mMesDen1 primary haplotype, whole genome shotgun sequence includes the following:
- the GPR75 gene encoding probable G-protein coupled receptor 75: MNSTDLPQDAPNTTLLRVPHSQGENSTALQEDLQDLIHTATLVSCTFLLTIIFCLGSYGNFIVFLSFFDPAFRKFRTNFDFMVLNLSFCDLFICGVTAPMFTFVLFFSSASGIPDAFCFTFHLTSSGFIIMSLKTVAVIALHRLRMVLGKQPNRTASFLCTLLLTLLLWATSFTLATLATLKTSKSHLCLPMSSLIAREGKAILSLYVVDFTFCVAVVSVSYIMIAQTLRKNAQVRKCPPVITVDASRPQPFMGAPVKGGGDPIQCTMPALYRNQNYNKLQHVQTHGYTKSPNQLPTPAASRLQLVSAVNLSTAKDSKAVVTCVIIVLSVLVCCLPLGISLVQVVLSSNGSFILYQFELFGFTLVFFKSGLNPFIYSRNSAGLRRKVLWCLQYIGLGFFCCKQKTRLRAMGKGNLEVNRNKSSHHETNSAYMLSPKPQKKFVDQACGPSHSKESVVSPKMSAGHQHYGQSSSTPINTRIEPYYSIYNSSPSQEESIPHNLQPVNSFGFANSYIAMHYHTTNDLMQEYDSTSAKQIPVPSV, from the coding sequence ATGAACTCAACGGACCTCCCTCAGGATGCTCCCAACACTACCCTGCTACGTGTGCCTCACTCCCAGGGAGAAAACAGCACTGCTCTCCAGGAGGACCTCCAGGACCTCATCCACACGGCCACCTTGGTGAGCTGTACCTTTCTGCTCACAATCATCTTCTGCCTGGGCTCTTATGGCAACTTCATTGTCTTCTTGTCCTTCTTTGATCCGGCCTTCAGGAAATTCAGAACCAACTTTGATTTCATGGTCCTGAACCTGTCCTTCTGTGACCTCTTCATTTGTGGCGTGACGGCCCCCATGTTCACCTTTGTGTTGTTCTTCAGTTCAGCCAGCGGCATACCGGATGCTTTCTGCTTCACCTTCCACCTCACCAGCTCCGGCTTCATCATCATGTCCCTCAAGACAGTGGCGGTGATTGCCCTGCACCGGCTCCGCATGGTGTTGGGGAAGCAGCCGAACCGCACGGCCTCCTTTCTCTGCACCTTGCTCCTCACTCTGCTCCTCTGGGCAACCAGTTTCACCCTCGCCACCTTGGCCACCCTGAAAACCAGCAAGTCCCACCTCTGCCTTCCCATGTCCAGTCTGATTGCCCGAGAAGGGAAAGCCATCCTGTCTCTCTATGTGGTCGACTTCACCTTTTGTGTTGCTGTGGTCTCTGTGTCTTACATCATGATTGCTCAGACCCTGCGGAAAAATGCTCAAGTCAGAAAGTGCCCCCCTGTGATCACAGTTGATGCTTCCAGACCACAGCCTTTCATGGGGGCCCCTGTGAAGGGAGGTGGAGATCCCATCCAGTGTACCATGCCAGCTCTGTACAGGAACCAGAACTACAACAAACTGCAGCACGTTCAGACCCACGGATACACCAAGAGTCCCAACCAGCTGCCAACCCCTGCGGCCAGCCGGCTCCAGCTGGTGTCAGCTGTCAATCTCTCCACGGCTAAGGATTCCAAGGCGGTGGTCACCTGTGTGATCATTGTGCTGTCGGTCCTGGTGTGCTGCCTTCCACTGGGAATCTCCTTGGTGCAGGTGGTTCTGTCCAGCAATGGGAGCTTCATCCTTTACCAGTTTGAACTGTTTGGTTTTACGCTTGTATTTTTCAAGTCAGGATTAAACCCTTTTATATATTCTCGGAACAGTGCAGGGCTGAGGAGGAAAGTGCTGTGGTGTCTGCAGTACATAGGCCTGGGTTTTTTCTGCTGCAAACAGAAGACTCGACTTCGAGCCATGGGAAAGGGAAACCTCGAAGTCAACAGAAACAAATCCTCCCATCATGAAACAAACTCTGCCTACATGTTGTCTCCAAAGCCCCAGAAGAAATTTGTGGACCAGGCCTGTGGCCCAAGTCATTCGAAGGAAAGTGTGGTCAGTCCCAAGATGTCTGCTGGACATCAACATTATGGTCAGAGCAGCTCAACCCCCATCAACACTCGGATTGAGCCGTACTACAGTATCTATAACAGCAGCCCATCCCAGGAAGAGAGCATCCCACATAACTTACAGCCAGTAAATTCTTTTGGATTTGCCAATTCATATATTGCCATGCATTATCACACCACTAATGATTTAATGCAAGAGTATGATAGCACTTCAGCCAAGCAGATTCCAGTCCCCTCTGTTTAG